The following is a genomic window from Rhododendron vialii isolate Sample 1 chromosome 9a, ASM3025357v1.
acatgccaccaatccaaaatcaaagACCAAACGTCCCAAGAAAATTAGCAATGTAAGAATAGGTGCTCCGGCGATTCCAAGTGTAATGAGCAGCGAGGGCACATAGCCGATTGCCCCTCAGGAATCAAGTTTCTATAGAGAAGTACCGTTCTCGAAGCCACTCTATCCTGAAGAGCCAACCACGAGAAAATTTCCACCTTCGGAGGGCTAATATTCTTCCAAATTGATCCCAAAACCCAGTTGTTagtgcttcgccttcaaacctcgccttcaaatataaggttgaaaaccccaagcgtagggctaggtcgtcggtagcataatatccggaagtccgggatcgtacccacagagaattcgaatatagcttaatcggattgtaggttttgaAAGGTGGtttcggcgtttaagacggccaacttaattttgctttgaaacgatgaaaattgccaaggcaaaagactagaataacgcttaataaactaaaaggaggcaagtctagggatcgtctaacccttgacaaaggatgttaccggttctcaatataactcaggcgagagccacgaccgcgtgctcacgcccggaagatttagctttaatgactacgtttatcaaaagatgtgattaaccggaattaaatcaacctatttttgctaatgtatctaacacgtagggggccacgagccctcaatatgtcgcttgccaagaccgcttgactaagcttcataccaaggagttaacacgcctcgcttagaccaaaaaggctaggttaatgaaattccgaaaaccaagattttaagcccgaaggtttgagaaccaaataaccacctaagtcctcgggaaagattaccccgagacttggcctatcaactactcacacatagctaaagcatggaagaaagcataaaaacgagacatgacttttaaccgataaaaacgaaaacaaacttgatattataaaagatctagtccgtaggaacaactttaataaacgagaaattaacaaacgagaattacttacttgagttcttaaggaaataacttgaaaaactTAAAAGACCATTAATGGgggaaaaataaaagctattAAAGACCTACTTACaaaagggagagaggagacccctatttatacacaatgggtttctctctcctcaaatatctaaaaacatactataaaaggcaagtattccataaatgaaaagcccaaaaagcagCAAATAGCTGGCCGaaggctctccgtatcgatacagaataagcaaagtatcgataccacatcgttaagctgaaaaggccaatctcccgtaacaattccgtatcgatacagattatggccgtatcgatacgggaagctctgcttggaaaggtaacaaacgcgtatcgatacgccttaaatccgtatcgatacggaatgcttatctctggttcttcaagccagcctcccAATCTTGACACCCGccgaccgttggcttgcccgatgctcctcgccttcgttctttggtcactttggcacaagttccaccgagcgatgattcttgaattaacttgggggttgactttgcaatcaaaatacgccttttaagggcgttttgcctgaaacactcaACAAACTatcttacgtgcaatatcgttataaaagctagataaatgcaagttaaagcaacataaaacGAGACTAgccgcaccaaatatctacaatattgggtgcgcaTCAGCTAGCGAAGCCCAATTGCTCCCATTTATGATAGACTGATTTTACTGAAAAACAATTGTCAGAAGCCCATTTCCAACTTAACTCATCCCGTTTTGATTGATCCAACTGCACTGCCTGTAATTTCAGAAGCAAGTCTTCTAATTGTTGATCTTCCCAGGGCCGGAGCCTTCTCTGGAAAAGAATATTCCACCTTCCATCACCACTTGCATCTTTTAATTCACTGATCATCCTTTCTTTTTGAGTAGAGATTAGGAAAAGGCAAGGAAACTCCTCCTTAAGAGTTGAGTCCCCTAGCCAAACTTGATTCCAGAAGGATATCTCTTGGCCAGATTGAACCACCAACCTAAACCCCTCCAGAATAATGGAACCGATGCCCGAGGAGGTATCCCCTACCGAACAAATATCTCTCCACAAGTTTGAGACCTTGCCAGAAAATGGCAAGGAAGGTAACCAGGATCGTTGCTCCAAATTGTACTTGCTTTTGACTACCCTCACCCACAAAGAATCTCGATCATTGTTAAAACgccaccaccacttggccagAAGAGCAAGGTTTTGGATCATCAAATTCTTTACCCCTAGCCCTCCGAAATCTTTCTTTTTGGGGATCATATCCCATTTCACCAAGTGGATCTTTCTCTTTTCCATCGTATCACCCCAGAAAAATTATCGCTGGATCTTTTCTATCACCTTTGCAACTGATACCGGCATTTTGAATATGGACAAGAAGTAAATAGGCAGGCTGCTAAGAGAAGAATTCGTGAGAGTGAGTCTACCCCCTGTGGTGTTGAATCTCCTACGCCAGACACTAAGCCTTTTCTCCATTCTTTCCACTACTGGATCCCAAGTTTTGATTCTGTTCGGATTAGCACCCAACGATAAGCCTAAATATTTGATTGGCAAATGGTCAACTTTGCATCCCATAATCCTGGCCAGGGATGTTACAATCTGATGATTCACTTTAATACCACACAAAGAACTTTTGGAAAAGTTTATCTTCAGACCCGACTTGAGTTGGAAGCAGCGAAGAATTCTTTTAATGTTCGCCAACTCCTCCCTATcattcttgcaaaaaataatcGTATCATCAGCAAATTGAAGGTGAGAAACAGCAATCCCGTTAGCCCCATTCGATCCAATTCTTGCTCCAACAATGATGTTCAGCTCCCTCGCTCTTTTTAACTAAATATTGAGACCCTCCACCACcatattgaaaagaaaaagggataaAGGGTCCCCTTATCTTAGCCCCTTCTGAGTTTGAAATTCCTTTGATGCCGAGCCATTTATCATCACTGACATATACACCGAAGACAAACATTCCTTAATACAATTACACCATTTCTCCCCGAAGCCCATTTTTACACTTAAATCTAGCACAAAGCCCCAGTTCACACAGTCATAGGCTCTTTCGaagtcaattttcaaaatcaaaccacCTTGAGAGCTGTTTTTCCAGCTATGAATAACTTCATTTGCTATGAGAACCCCATCCAATATTTGTTTCCCTTAATAAAGGCTGCTTGGGATTCACCAATAATAGAGGGCAAATGGCATTTGAGTCTATTAGCTAGAACTTTTGATAACACCTTGTAAACCCATCCCACCATACTAATGGGCCTAAACTCTTTGAAAGATCTAGGGCAATCAACATTTGGAATCAGAGTTACAAAGGTTGAATTAATTCCTCTAGCGAGCCTGCAGTTAGCATGGAATTCAGTAAAGAATTGCAATACCAGATCCTTCATAAAACCCCAGCCTTtttttacaaacgaaaaattgAAACCGTCCGGGCCCGAAGCCTTAAGACTACCACAATCCTTTACTGCTGCAAGGATCTCCCcttcctcaaaaaaaatttcaagctaattGGAGATAGCAGGTGATAGTACCTTAGGTAAATCGCCCCCCCACCACTGCTCTGATCCTTCGCTCTTCTTGAAAATTATTGCTAAAATGCTCAACGGCAGCAGCCTTAATTTCCAACGGTTCTTCTAGTACTCTGCCATTCACCAAAACCGAACCCACCATATTCCTCCGAAACCTATTATTTGCAATGGCTTGAAAATACCTCGTATTTTTGTCACCCAATTTCATCCAATTCAGCCTCGATTTTTGTCTCCACATAGTTTCAGCCAGTCGAGAGATTCTCCAGAAATCAGTTTTAGCCTTACATCGCAAGGCTTTCTCCTCAGTGCTAAGTTCCCTTTCCTCCACTACTAGATCAAATTGGTGCAGCTCAGTTTCCTTCTTCTGTAGCGCTGTATTTATATCCCCAAATTCCTCTTTATTCCACACCTTGAGCTTGTTTCTAATAGCTCTGAATTTCTGCAGAATAATATGACCAGCCCAACCTCCCACCTGAGTATTCTCCCATGTTTCCTTGGCTATAGCTATACACCTCGGATTCGATAGCCAGATATCCATGAATTTAAAAGGTCTAGGTCCCCAATCTCTACCATCATCTATCAGTAAAATGGGACAATGGTCAGAGATGGGCCTATGGAGTCCCCACTGAAGAACTTTGAAGCTATCCAACCATTGTTGGGAGAGTAAAAATATGTCCAGACGACTAAGGATAGCGTGGTCTTGGTAGTTTGTCCAGGTATACTTCCTCCCAATCATTGGAATGTCAAATAGCTCCATAGAGTTACAAAAGGCCACAAAATCCCTCATTCCCCTCTCCATCCGACTGCATCATTTCCTCCCATGGACCActctaatttcattaaaatcaccCCCCATACACCAAGGCAAATTGGAATTCCTTTTTATACTAAGTAATTCATCCCACACCAcgcttccccccccccccatttggAGCGTACTCATTAACCACACAATAGGGAAAAGTATGGTTATTCACACCTTGCAAAACAATAAAGGACCTATGGGAAATGATATTATCAgccacaaaaaaattactattccAAATGGACAGAATTCCTCCGGAAGGCCCCAACAGCATTAGCAAAAGCAAACTCAAAATCACTATTACCCCACAACTTCTGAACACCCACTCTATCAACGAATTCCAGTTTAGTTTCTTGAATGAAAATCAAGTCAGGCTTCCTCTTTTTGATTAGTTTGTAAACATATCTCTTTTTTTGTAGAACTCCCTAAACCCTTAATGTTCCAAGAAATTATCTGCATTACACAAAACACAACCAAACTACAACCACCATGAGAGAAACAACAGCTACCCGCGAGCTTCTCTCTCCAGAGAGGCAGAGTACTCCTGGGCCTCAATCTCAATCATTTTACCAAGAACCACATCATCATTAGGATGAAAAATAATACCTAACTGACCTCCAATCGCCATGGTATCTCTGACCTCCTGGAGGACCTCTGAATCGCCTAGGTTGTGCTCTTCTGAAGAGAATGGAGAAATTGATTTCCGCTGCTCCGAATCTGGAACCACCTCCTCACTAATACTCATCAGATTTGCTAGCTGTCAGCGTCTCCTTCTCCTGCACCCAGCGTTGTTAAGGTCCACCATCAAGTTGATACCAGGAAATTGGGATACTCTCACCAAATCAGTAGGAGCTCCAGCACCAAATTCCCCCAAATTTCCTTCGGCTTTACCCCCTGGAGAGTTCTCACCTTGATATTTTCCATTACCATCAGTTGGGGAGGGCTCAATTACCAGAGGAGAGCCCAAATCTTTATCCGGATTAAATGGGACCCCGGGCCCATCACCACATGCAAGGTCCACTGCCCCATCTTGGGCCAAATAAAACTCTTTAGATAGGAAATTGGTATGGGCCTTAAGGCCCACCTTAGACTTACCCATTTCCACTGCTTCCACAGACTCCTCAACTCTAGATTCAAACGCCTCCGAGTTGTCCTAGTTGACTGCACTGACTTGCATTAAATGCACgtctgcttcttcttgctttGAGCCCCCGCCTCCTTCATCAGCTTTCCCAATAAAAGAGTCCCATCCATCCTCACCCACTCGAGTTCTCGGGGTCCCAGCTTTGAGAGCCACGTCACCATTTTCTTCCTTGTCTCTGCTGAAACCAGAGGTCCTGGTATCCCTCATCAGAATTCTTCCTCCACCATCTTTTTCCTTAGGCGGTGAGTATAGGGCTTCAACCTCATCTGGAGAGCTTaaagatgaaattttttgaaatctttACATCGTAACACACACCTTGAACCTCAATTTTAATCCATTTATCAATGGTTGTTATCTCCTCCGTGGCTACCAAAATTTTCCCTTCCGCGAACGAAAGGTCTTTGAGAGTGGATTCGTCTACCATAATGAGCGATCCCCACAGCTCCGCAACCAGTTTAAACGAGGCTGCGTTCCAAACGTTTAAAGGGACTCCCTTACAGCTAAGCCATACAAATCTCTCCAAGCAAGCCGGTTCCCCCCTCCATGGTTTAACACTTACAAACCATAGATCCATCCAGTGTTTCTTCATCATCTCGTCTCTAACCTCCGTGCTCTGGAACGTAATCAGAACAAACCTTCCGCCCATGGATCGAAATTGGGCCACTTTATCAGCCTCCATACTGAAGCTGACATTAAGAGTCATCATGGAGACAACTCTGTGCATCATTGCTACTGCACTCCTATGAAGGCACCCATTACCACtcggtttgattttaaaaaaattcttttgatcAGGCCCTGCTTTTGATGATTCCCCTTTGAGAGCTTGAGCGAAAGATTTATTTATTCCACCGAGACCACCATAGAACTCAGCCTTACTATCCTCCCTCTGCACCTCATTA
Proteins encoded in this region:
- the LOC131299773 gene encoding uncharacterized protein LOC131299773; this translates as MERGMRDFVAFCNSMELFDIPMIGRKYTWTNYQDHAILSRLDIFLLSQQWLDSFKVLQWGLHRPISDHCPILLIDDGRDWGPRPFKFMDIWLSNPRCIAIAKETWENTQVGGWAGHIILQKFRAIRNKLKVWNKEEFGDINTALQKKETELHQFDLVVEERELSTEEKALRCKAKTDFWRISRLAETMWRQKSRLNWMKLGDKNTRYFQAIANNRFRRNMVGSVLVNGRVLEEPLEIKAAAVEHFSNNFQEERRIRAVLEIFFEEGEILAAVKDCGSLKASGPDGFNFSFVKKGWGFMKDLVLQFFTEFHANCRLARGINSTFVTLIPNVDCPRSFKEFRPISMVGWVYKLKRARELNIIVGARIGSNGANGIAVSHLQFADDTIIFCKNDREELANIKRILRCFQLKSGLKINFSKSSLCGIKVNHQIVTSLARIMGCKVDHLPIKYLGLSLGANPNRIKTWDPVVERMEKRLSVWRRRFNTTGGRLTLTNSSLSSLPIYFLSIFKMPVSVAKVIEKIQR